Genomic window (Pieris rapae chromosome 4, ilPieRapa1.1, whole genome shotgun sequence):
GTTGACTTTCGCTCCAGCCACCGAGAATAAACAGTAGAGCACTGCAAATACTTTGGGTTGGCACTCCGTCCCTACAATATCTACGTGCAATGCTTGCAATAAAGTCACTCTTTGGGAATATTTCACCGAATCCATTGTCAGTTGCCCacgactaaaaataaaaaaaatatataaaaaatcataaatcagtttacaatatacaaatctagcacaaaaattttgttttcgttCAGAAAGCTTGTGTAAAAGCAAGAATAATTACCACGGCGGCTGCAACGATGGGCGCTACAGCATCCATAATAGGGCTTCCGTTTCCAGCGTTTAATACAACAGGAGCTAACATATGAGCTGACGCAATCTTTTCACTGAAATCGGGTCGAAGTGATCCCAAGACAAAGTAAACGGTAGTGCCTTGTGACATTCCAATATAGTGAAGGTTGGGCCTACGTGTTGTTCGCAGAATATAATCAATCGACGAACTTAAGTCCAGGTTGCCCATTTCGTCAAGAGAAAACTTCCAAAAAGCGGTACTGTTCGTGTCATTAGGATCTAGAAGCAAGTGCCTCCTTGAATAGTAGTTTCCTCGGTTATTGCCTAGCCATACATCAAAACCCTCCTCTGCGAGAATATATcctgaaacattattttataatttaaaaagtctgTTATCTTACACGATATAAGGAAGAATAAATTGTACCCGTCATTTAACTCTTTGAAGCAACGGAACAATAATCTCCGtcggaaaaaaaaatagaagacATACCCAGTCCAACGCCAGGTCCAGTGAGTACCCAGTCAGCTGAGGAGCAGAGTAATCCATGCATAACAAACACCGCTGGTTTGTTACCATATTGCGTATTACTATCGCGTCCATGAGGGATACGATGGAGGGTTAATATATATCCATCTGGAGTTATCACATGATGTTCTTCTAAGGGGTACTTATACTTTCTAACTAATTGTggctaaaaaatattttttcattaggataaaacaaaacactacccTATAGTAGACTCTTTAGTGTAATTCTGAATGTTCAAAACTGTGCTTATAATCATCCGTAGATGCACTTACCACATCTAATCTGGCATCTTCAAGGATTCCGCTTGATACGCTTccaaaaacattgtttttcaCTAATTCTTCAACAAATTTAGCATTTGGTGATCCACCAACTGTTGCCAGTAATACACAAAACGTGGCCACTATCAACAGCATTTCTAAGCCGTCACTCAAATGGCTCTATTCAATGACCGATGGGCTTTTATAATGTTCATTCAAGAGATAAAATTGCATATCACAATTAATACCTGcgataaatttcatatttttgttcattcatgtttaattaaatgtgtaaaaaatgcTGGCTAATATGACTCTTGTAAACAACTCAGCATTTAATGTCAGTGATAGAAGacagaaacatttttatcgCCTTTAAATTCTTACATTCTTGGAGGCAAGGGAGATATTGCAGCATAAATTATTCGTTTGTATgtcataaaatgtttatggCTAGATAACAAACATCCTACAACAGAAATTAGGTAATATGAATAAGAAGTGACTGAGAGATACTTGCATAGATTTTTActtgattaatttttgtacAGATCGTCCATCACTATAGACCATATTGTTGAACTTATCAAAATCCAATGCGAAGCCGTCTTGTAACGACATCACTTTGTTCACGTTCATAGTTTTAagatcaatataataaattccatTCTGAGCTACAATGTGTGGCACTCCCTTCACATCGGTAACCAGTCCTCGGATGTTATTGACAATGTTTGTAAACCAAACGGGActgtttttactattatttttatccaaataatataacccatttgaatttgaaaatataacatgATCACCAGCAAAGGTAAAGTGTTGTATGCCATACTCTTCTATAACTGTAATGCGAACTTTTTTACCGTTTTtcaaaacatacaaatttagatTTGCCGTATCGATAAAATACAACAGTTCATTAAACTTcatatcaaaaatatctatattttctatGATTGCTGTTTTTTCTATGTCTTTAAGATGGTCGTTGTACCTATAAATTCCATCACTACCAGCCAGATAAACTGTGCTTGTATTGTTGTCTACTGCACTTGCAAAACCGTTTCGAATGCTTGGTATGATCCATGGAGATGCAGTATCTAAATCTACAACTGCCAA
Coding sequences:
- the LOC123689146 gene encoding lipase 3-like, with the translated sequence MLLIVATFCVLLATVGGSPNAKFVEELVKNNVFGSVSSGILEDARLDVPQLVRKYKYPLEEHHVITPDGYILTLHRIPHGRDSNTQYGNKPAVFVMHGLLCSSADWVLTGPGVGLGYILAEEGFDVWLGNNRGNYYSRRHLLLDPNDTNSTAFWKFSLDEMGNLDLSSSIDYILRTTRRPNLHYIGMSQGTTVYFVLGSLRPDFSEKIASAHMLAPVVLNAGNGSPIMDAVAPIVAAAVSWATDNGFGEIFPKSDFIASIARRYCRDGVPTQSICSALLFILGGWSESQHNATLIPVKLAHTPAGSSLRQFAHLTQNMASKKFRRYDYGPIQNMLRYGKTQPPEYNLLNIKNPVFIHYSDGDIRTNDVDIKLLYDSLDTTKELIRVPDDNFSHIDFMWGKNARSVLYDRVISEIRKIESSKIK
- the LOC110999798 gene encoding ommochrome-binding protein-like; the encoded protein is MQKSKINSCRKVILEDVNIPYNFSIDRNKNQLFFCINADELCDQSFQLAVVDLDTASPWIIPSIRNGFASAVDNNTSTVYLAGSDGIYRYNDHLKDIEKTAIIENIDIFDMKFNELLYFIDTANLNLYVLKNGKKVRITVIEEYGIQHFTFAGDHVIFSNSNGLYYLDKNNSKNSPVWFTNIVNNIRGLVTDVKGVPHIVAQNGIYYIDLKTMNVNKVMSLQDGFALDFDKFNNMVYSDGRSVQKLIK